The following are encoded together in the Echinicola jeungdonensis genome:
- a CDS encoding cyclase family protein: protein MTKIIDLSKPIQYNKEDPWFMRVKIKHKPHRKAKWLIRALGLPFRLFPKDFTGWADDLIQKLGVHSTTHIDAPWHFSPTTNGARSKTIDEIPLEWCYGEGLVIDMRHKEDFDPITIEDIKEFLSAENLEIKENMIVLIMTGRDKYNGTKDFHKKGTGMGKSATEWLIDQGVKVMGIDSWGWDLPLPYMIQKAKESNDPDLFWEAHLVGKEYCHMEQLVNLEQLPYSGFKVAAFPLKLVGASAGPSRVVGILNED from the coding sequence ATGACAAAAATTATAGACCTGTCCAAACCCATTCAATACAATAAGGAAGACCCTTGGTTTATGAGGGTAAAAATTAAGCATAAACCCCACCGGAAAGCCAAATGGTTAATCAGGGCCCTTGGTTTACCCTTTAGGCTTTTTCCTAAAGATTTTACTGGATGGGCAGATGATTTGATTCAAAAATTGGGTGTGCATTCCACTACCCATATCGATGCACCTTGGCACTTTTCCCCCACCACCAATGGGGCCCGTTCCAAAACCATTGATGAAATTCCCCTGGAATGGTGCTATGGAGAGGGTTTGGTCATTGATATGCGGCACAAGGAAGATTTTGACCCTATAACCATTGAGGATATCAAAGAATTTTTGTCTGCAGAAAATTTGGAGATCAAGGAAAATATGATCGTATTGATCATGACAGGCAGGGATAAATACAATGGAACCAAAGATTTTCATAAAAAAGGTACTGGAATGGGTAAATCGGCCACCGAATGGCTGATTGATCAAGGGGTGAAAGTAATGGGCATAGATTCCTGGGGCTGGGACCTTCCTCTGCCCTATATGATCCAAAAAGCCAAAGAATCAAATGACCCTGATTTATTTTGGGAAGCGCATCTGGTTGGAAAGGAATATTGTCATATGGAACAATTAGTCAACCTCGAACAACTTCCTTATTCAGGTTTTAAAGTGGCTGCATTTCCTTTAAAATTGGTAGGAGCTTCTGCAGGTCCCTCTAGGGTTGTGGGAATCTTAAATGAAGATTAA
- a CDS encoding 3-keto-disaccharide hydrolase produces MKYHLLFYIWSIGLLGTVSNAQTNNKNVDLPPEATEQWEPQPRVVKPGEKDHLPPSDAIVLFDGSNLVHWKSNKTGENPEWIIQDGIVTVNPGSGNLETKESYGDVQIHLEWRAPSEIKGEGQGRGNSGLLIMGKYEVQILDSYQNRTYSNGQAASIYKEYMPLVNAMRSPQKWNTYDVFFTAPRFNSDGILMKPAYLTVIHNGVLVHNHREIKGVTAYIGVHQYKPHPAELPFQLQDHGNRVSFRNIWVRKL; encoded by the coding sequence ATGAAATACCACCTATTATTTTACATATGGTCCATAGGGCTTTTGGGTACTGTGTCCAATGCTCAAACCAATAATAAAAATGTCGATTTACCTCCCGAGGCCACAGAGCAATGGGAGCCACAGCCCAGGGTGGTCAAACCTGGTGAAAAAGACCATTTACCACCTTCCGATGCTATTGTACTTTTTGACGGAAGCAACCTGGTTCATTGGAAAAGTAATAAGACAGGAGAAAATCCGGAATGGATTATCCAAGATGGCATTGTTACAGTAAATCCCGGATCCGGCAACCTGGAAACCAAGGAATCTTATGGGGATGTTCAAATCCATTTGGAATGGAGAGCACCATCCGAAATCAAAGGGGAAGGCCAAGGGAGAGGAAATAGCGGACTTTTGATAATGGGAAAATATGAGGTGCAAATTTTAGATTCCTATCAAAATCGGACTTATAGCAATGGCCAGGCAGCCAGTATTTATAAAGAATATATGCCTTTGGTCAATGCCATGCGATCTCCCCAAAAATGGAATACTTATGATGTTTTTTTTACAGCCCCAAGATTCAATTCTGACGGGATTTTAATGAAACCAGCCTACCTAACAGTGATCCATAATGGCGTGTTGGTTCATAACCACCGGGAAATAAAAGGAGTTACCGCTTACATTGGCGTTCATCAATATAAACCCCATCCCGCCGAATTGCCCTTTCAATTACAGGATCATGGTAACCGGGTCAGTTTTAGAAATATCTGGGTAAGAAAACTTTAG
- a CDS encoding aspartate aminotransferase family protein codes for MNNRQLFLSHLAQTTDFPLMLEIEKTEGIYMYGPNGEKFIDLISGIGVSNVGHRHPQVIEAIQEQLDKYLHLMVYGEYIQSPQVMLAKALSDTLPAKLDNVYLVNSGSEAVEGALKLAKRFSGRREIICCNNAYHGSTHGSLSVGGNEELKRAYRPLVPGISHIAFGETKDLTKITESTAAVIIETVQGEAGVRVASKEYFKALKAKCNETGALLILDEIQAGFGRTGKFWAFEHYEIIPDILVCAKGMGGGMPIGAFISSKKIMEVFKTNPLLGHISTFGGHPVSAAASLATIQVLKNENLIEMVEPKAHLFKKLLNHPQVRSIRNKGLMMAVEFESFEILKPIIDRAIELGVVTDWFLFCNDSMRIAPPLTITMEEIHESCEIISQAIKEKADN; via the coding sequence ATGAATAACCGACAGCTTTTTCTTTCCCATTTAGCCCAAACTACTGATTTTCCCCTTATGCTGGAAATTGAAAAAACAGAAGGAATTTATATGTATGGGCCAAATGGAGAAAAATTTATAGACCTGATTTCCGGCATTGGCGTTAGCAATGTTGGCCACAGACATCCCCAGGTAATAGAGGCCATTCAAGAACAATTGGACAAATATCTTCACCTGATGGTCTATGGGGAATATATTCAATCCCCCCAGGTCATGCTTGCTAAAGCACTAAGTGATACTCTTCCTGCCAAACTTGATAATGTTTATTTGGTAAATAGTGGAAGTGAAGCGGTGGAAGGAGCTTTAAAACTGGCAAAAAGATTTTCGGGAAGGCGGGAAATCATATGCTGTAACAATGCTTACCACGGTAGTACCCATGGTTCATTATCCGTTGGAGGAAATGAAGAACTAAAACGAGCCTACAGACCATTGGTTCCCGGTATTTCACATATTGCTTTTGGGGAAACGAAAGACCTCACAAAAATCACAGAATCAACTGCTGCGGTAATTATTGAGACTGTCCAGGGTGAAGCTGGAGTAAGGGTGGCTTCCAAAGAATATTTTAAAGCCTTAAAAGCAAAGTGTAATGAAACGGGTGCCTTGTTGATTTTGGATGAAATCCAGGCAGGTTTTGGAAGGACCGGAAAGTTCTGGGCCTTTGAGCATTATGAAATTATACCGGATATATTAGTTTGCGCCAAAGGCATGGGAGGAGGAATGCCCATAGGGGCTTTTATATCTTCCAAAAAAATAATGGAGGTATTTAAAACAAATCCCTTACTTGGTCACATTTCAACTTTTGGGGGACACCCGGTAAGTGCTGCAGCTTCTTTAGCTACAATTCAAGTGCTCAAAAATGAAAACCTGATCGAAATGGTTGAGCCTAAAGCCCATTTGTTCAAAAAACTGCTCAACCACCCCCAAGTCCGTTCCATAAGGAACAAAGGTTTGATGATGGCGGTGGAGTTCGAATCTTTTGAAATACTAAAACCTATCATAGACCGGGCCATAGAATTGGGCGTTGTAACCGATTGGTTCCTATTTTGTAATGATTCCATGCGAATTGCCCCTCCCCTGACCATTACCATGGAGGAAATCCATGAGTCTTGTGAGATAATTTCACAAGCCATCAAAGAAAAAGCTGATAATTAA
- a CDS encoding DUF6807 family protein — MKNLILFSLCYILFTFSNPLQSQTLNFEKNKEGIWLKENGNPRFFYRMTTKSKGGEYPRANYIHPLYSLDGEPLTEDFPEDHYHHRGIFWTWHQLYVDGIRVADPWLCEGISWEVKSTNTNINDGKAILEAHVYWEIPQLENQAVLKEKVLISYERLEENVYALSFDIDLQALVDNLEIGGSEDAKGYGGFSPRIDLPENIRFSDINGNVMPQNLAVQAGPWINLSGDFSPKTNGITIMGEPEKLPSFQGWILRSAKSMQNMAFPGRKPIKIPKGKNLNIRNRILVHKNLTSKEIEKYYQQFSNKK, encoded by the coding sequence ATGAAAAACCTCATATTATTTTCTCTCTGCTATATTTTATTCACCTTTTCCAATCCGTTACAAAGCCAAACTTTAAACTTTGAAAAAAATAAAGAAGGGATTTGGTTGAAGGAAAATGGTAATCCAAGATTTTTTTACCGGATGACCACCAAATCAAAGGGGGGGGAATACCCAAGGGCCAATTATATCCACCCTTTATACAGTTTGGACGGGGAGCCTTTGACTGAAGATTTTCCGGAGGACCATTACCACCATAGAGGCATTTTCTGGACCTGGCACCAGCTATATGTGGATGGAATAAGAGTAGCAGACCCCTGGCTTTGCGAAGGGATTTCCTGGGAGGTAAAATCAACCAACACCAACATTAATGATGGAAAAGCCATTTTGGAAGCTCATGTTTATTGGGAAATTCCCCAGTTGGAAAACCAAGCAGTCTTGAAAGAAAAGGTCCTAATAAGCTATGAACGTTTGGAAGAGAATGTCTATGCTTTAAGTTTTGATATTGATCTTCAGGCTCTGGTGGACAATTTGGAAATTGGGGGATCGGAAGATGCAAAAGGCTACGGGGGATTTTCACCCAGGATTGACCTACCTGAAAATATACGGTTTAGTGATATCAATGGAAATGTAATGCCCCAAAACCTTGCTGTTCAAGCTGGACCATGGATCAATTTAAGTGGTGATTTTAGTCCCAAAACAAATGGCATTACCATCATGGGAGAACCTGAAAAACTTCCCTCATTCCAAGGCTGGATATTAAGGAGTGCTAAAAGCATGCAAAATATGGCATTTCCAGGACGAAAACCAATAAAAATCCCAAAGGGAAAAAACCTCAATATTAGAAACCGAATCCTCGTCCACAAGAATCTGACTTCAAAAGAAATTGAAAAATATTATCAACAATTTTCAAATAAAAAGTAA
- a CDS encoding PhzF family phenazine biosynthesis protein, whose product MQLPIVTIDAFTDIPFSGNPAAICLLPGPVPEEGMQLIAAEMNLSETAFLEQTGENTFKVRWFTPTREVDICGHATLASAFMLYVEEVVDMDKDIVFDTNSGELVVKMEGDEIVMDFPIIPTKEAEHPYFKDDFFGQKVIGAAALDRNWILELENFHAVEYARPLSNVVAVHSDEGIIITAKGDDQYDIYSRYFAPNLGINEDPVTGFAHCALIDYWHNKNGLENLKAFQSSRREGEMRLEKIGDRVKIYGKAVKIFEGFLEI is encoded by the coding sequence ATGCAATTACCGATTGTAACAATTGATGCATTTACTGATATACCTTTTTCAGGAAACCCTGCTGCCATCTGTTTATTACCAGGGCCTGTTCCAGAAGAAGGAATGCAACTTATAGCAGCTGAAATGAATCTTAGTGAAACAGCTTTTTTAGAACAAACTGGAGAAAATACCTTTAAAGTAAGGTGGTTTACTCCTACCCGTGAAGTGGATATATGTGGGCATGCTACTTTGGCCAGTGCATTTATGCTGTATGTGGAAGAAGTGGTAGATATGGACAAGGACATTGTTTTTGACACCAATTCTGGCGAACTGGTAGTCAAAATGGAGGGAGATGAAATTGTGATGGATTTTCCCATTATACCCACCAAAGAAGCTGAACACCCCTATTTTAAGGATGATTTTTTTGGACAAAAAGTGATCGGGGCTGCTGCTTTGGATAGAAATTGGATTTTGGAATTGGAAAACTTTCATGCAGTTGAATATGCACGTCCCTTGTCCAATGTGGTAGCAGTGCACAGTGATGAAGGAATCATCATTACCGCAAAAGGGGACGATCAGTATGATATTTACTCCCGGTATTTTGCGCCAAACCTAGGAATAAATGAGGATCCAGTTACGGGTTTTGCCCATTGTGCTTTAATTGATTATTGGCATAATAAGAATGGATTAGAAAATCTAAAAGCTTTTCAGTCCAGTAGGCGGGAAGGTGAAATGAGACTTGAAAAAATAGGGGACAGGGTTAAAATTTACGGAAAAGCTGTTAAAATTTTTGAAGGTTTTTTGGAAATATAA
- a CDS encoding transketolase — translation MEKLSIDQLKKTCSQVRRDIVRMVHACQSGHPGASLGCTEFFVALYFSQLNHNKDFQMEGKGEDLFFLSNGHISPVWYSVLARSGYFNLEELSTFRQMDSRLQGHPATEEGLPGIRIASGSLGQGLSVAIGAAQAKKIDGDDSTVYALMGDGEQQEGQIWEAAMYAPHHKVDNLIATIDFNGQQIDGPTKDVMDLKDLKAKWEAFGWEVMETPNGNDMEAVLEGLEKAKSLLGKGKPVLNLLHTDMGYGVDFMVGTHKWHGIAPNDEQLEKALGQLEETLGDY, via the coding sequence ATGGAAAAACTCTCAATCGACCAATTGAAAAAAACCTGTTCTCAAGTTAGAAGAGACATTGTACGCATGGTGCACGCTTGCCAATCAGGCCACCCAGGTGCGTCATTAGGTTGTACTGAATTTTTTGTTGCGCTGTACTTCAGCCAACTTAACCACAATAAAGATTTCCAAATGGAAGGAAAAGGTGAAGACCTGTTTTTCCTTTCCAATGGACACATTTCTCCTGTATGGTACAGTGTGCTGGCCAGAAGCGGTTATTTCAACCTTGAAGAATTAAGCACCTTCCGTCAAATGGACAGCAGGCTTCAGGGTCACCCTGCCACAGAAGAAGGCCTTCCAGGAATCAGAATTGCCTCCGGATCATTGGGTCAGGGACTTTCTGTAGCCATTGGAGCTGCCCAAGCCAAGAAAATCGACGGAGATGACAGCACCGTTTATGCCCTAATGGGGGACGGTGAACAGCAGGAAGGTCAAATCTGGGAGGCAGCCATGTATGCTCCCCACCACAAAGTGGACAACCTGATTGCTACCATCGACTTCAATGGCCAACAAATTGACGGTCCTACCAAAGATGTCATGGACTTGAAAGACTTGAAAGCTAAATGGGAAGCTTTTGGTTGGGAAGTGATGGAAACCCCAAATGGCAACGATATGGAAGCCGTATTGGAAGGTTTGGAAAAAGCTAAAAGTTTGCTAGGAAAAGGCAAACCTGTATTGAACCTTTTGCATACTGATATGGGCTATGGTGTTGATTTCATGGTTGGTACCCATAAGTGGCACGGTATTGCTCCAAATGATGAGCAATTGGAAAAAGCTTTGGGTCAACTGGAAGAAACCCTGGGCGATTATTAA
- a CDS encoding peroxiredoxin has protein sequence MSLRLGDNAPDFTADSTEGKINLYEYLGDSWGILFSHPSDYTPVCTTELGAAAKLKKEFEKRNVKMIALSVDGLEDHKGWVKDINETQGTEVNYPIIADEDHKVSELYDMIHPNADEKATVRSVFIIGPDKKIKLIITYPASTGRNFDELLRVIDSLQLTAYHSVATPVNWKHGEDVVILPAITDAEIPGKFPKGHKEIKPYLRITPQPDL, from the coding sequence ATGTCATTAAGATTAGGAGACAATGCACCAGATTTTACCGCGGATAGTACCGAAGGGAAAATCAATCTTTATGAGTACTTGGGCGATAGCTGGGGAATTTTATTTTCCCACCCTTCAGACTATACTCCGGTTTGTACTACAGAATTAGGGGCTGCAGCCAAACTAAAAAAAGAGTTTGAAAAAAGGAATGTCAAAATGATTGCCTTAAGCGTTGATGGTCTGGAAGACCATAAGGGTTGGGTAAAAGATATTAATGAGACCCAAGGTACTGAAGTGAATTATCCGATCATTGCGGATGAGGATCATAAGGTTTCTGAACTTTATGACATGATCCACCCAAATGCCGATGAAAAGGCTACTGTGAGATCTGTCTTTATCATTGGCCCTGACAAAAAAATCAAACTCATCATAACTTATCCTGCAAGTACCGGAAGGAATTTTGATGAGCTGCTCAGGGTGATTGATTCCTTACAACTAACCGCTTATCATTCTGTAGCTACTCCAGTAAACTGGAAGCATGGTGAAGATGTGGTAATTCTTCCAGCTATTACCGATGCAGAAATTCCTGGAAAATTTCCCAAAGGTCATAAGGAAATCAAACCCTATTTGAGAATCACACCTCAACCGGATTTGTAA
- a CDS encoding transketolase family protein — MEKTLETKFTYTEKKDTRSGFGDGLLEAGRKNPNVVGLCADLIGSLKMGDFQKEFPERFFQVGIAEANMMGLAAGMSINGKIPFTGTFANFSTGRVYDQIRQSIAYSEKNVKICASHAGLTLGEDGATHQILEDLGMMKMMPNMTVINPCDYNQTKAATIAIADYEGPVYLRFGRPKWPIFTPSDQKFEIGKAWKMIEGKDVTIFATGHLVWEAVVAEALLREEGISAEVINIHTIKPLDEEAILDSVAKTGCCVSAEEHQLNGGLGDAIAQTLIRNNPAPMEYVGVNDSFGESGKPDALLQKYGLNAENIVKAAKKALSRK; from the coding sequence ATGGAAAAGACATTAGAAACTAAATTCACATATACTGAGAAAAAAGATACCCGGTCCGGTTTTGGAGATGGGTTATTAGAAGCCGGAAGGAAAAATCCCAACGTAGTGGGACTATGTGCAGACCTTATTGGTTCGCTTAAAATGGGGGATTTCCAAAAAGAATTCCCTGAAAGATTCTTCCAAGTTGGAATTGCAGAAGCCAACATGATGGGCTTGGCTGCTGGTATGAGCATTAATGGTAAAATCCCTTTTACCGGAACTTTTGCCAACTTCTCTACAGGTCGTGTGTATGACCAAATCCGTCAATCTATAGCTTATTCTGAGAAAAACGTAAAAATATGTGCTTCTCACGCTGGTTTGACTTTAGGAGAAGATGGTGCTACCCATCAAATACTGGAAGATTTAGGCATGATGAAAATGATGCCCAATATGACTGTAATCAATCCTTGCGATTATAATCAGACCAAGGCAGCAACCATAGCTATCGCTGATTATGAAGGTCCTGTTTACCTGAGATTTGGTCGTCCAAAATGGCCTATTTTCACTCCTTCTGATCAGAAATTCGAAATTGGAAAGGCCTGGAAAATGATCGAAGGTAAGGATGTAACCATTTTTGCTACTGGTCACCTTGTATGGGAAGCGGTTGTTGCTGAAGCTCTATTAAGAGAGGAAGGCATCAGTGCTGAGGTAATCAACATCCACACCATAAAACCTTTGGACGAGGAAGCCATTCTGGATTCTGTTGCTAAAACTGGATGCTGTGTTTCTGCTGAAGAACACCAGTTGAATGGTGGTTTGGGAGATGCAATTGCCCAAACTTTGATTAGAAACAACCCTGCTCCTATGGAATATGTTGGTGTAAATGATTCCTTTGGTGAATCCGGAAAACCTGATGCCCTCCTTCAGAAATACGGTTTGAACGCTGAAAATATCGTTAAAGCAGCCAAAAAAGCTCTAAGCAGAAAATAA
- a CDS encoding Gfo/Idh/MocA family protein, translated as MSSRRKFLQNSLLASAGLSLPSYVSAHDLESLAKTIGANDMINFGLIGANGMGWSNMNSFMKMPHVNCVAVADVDQSVLDRRALDVEKQRGKKPKLYKDYRKMLENKDIDAVIIGTPDHWHCLNLVDSLEAVKHVYLEKPIANSIEECNVMVNAAKKYGKMVQVGQWQRSGSQYDQAIQFVKSGQLGNIRLVKCWAYQGWMDPVPVKPDTPVPEGVDYQMWLGPAPKRPFNENRFHFNFRWFWDYAGGLMTDWGVHEIDIALHAMGVKAPKSIMASGGKLAYPEDASETPDTLQTVYEFDGFNLLWEHATGIDGGNYGYTEGIAFIGNNATLVVNRGGWEIIAEKDGERPRLESMERVKPEGNPLDIHTANFVDAITQNDASLLHCGIETGSIAAINAHMGNIAFKTGEKIYWDAEKENFGHQSADELIKARYHNGWKLPKF; from the coding sequence ATGTCATCTAGAAGAAAATTTCTGCAAAATTCCTTGTTGGCTTCAGCAGGGTTAAGCTTACCCAGCTATGTGTCTGCTCATGACCTGGAAAGTTTAGCGAAAACTATAGGTGCCAATGATATGATCAATTTTGGCCTAATAGGGGCCAATGGGATGGGCTGGTCCAATATGAATTCCTTTATGAAAATGCCCCATGTAAATTGTGTGGCTGTTGCTGATGTGGACCAAAGTGTGCTGGATAGGAGGGCCTTGGATGTTGAAAAGCAAAGAGGAAAAAAGCCCAAGTTGTATAAGGATTACCGCAAAATGTTGGAAAACAAAGATATTGATGCGGTGATTATTGGGACCCCAGATCATTGGCATTGTTTGAACCTGGTAGATAGTTTGGAAGCTGTGAAACATGTTTATTTGGAAAAACCCATTGCCAATTCTATAGAAGAATGCAATGTGATGGTCAATGCGGCCAAAAAATACGGAAAGATGGTTCAGGTTGGACAATGGCAGCGAAGTGGAAGCCAGTATGATCAAGCCATCCAATTTGTGAAATCTGGTCAATTAGGTAATATCCGATTGGTAAAATGCTGGGCTTATCAGGGATGGATGGATCCAGTGCCGGTGAAGCCAGATACCCCTGTTCCCGAAGGGGTCGATTATCAAATGTGGTTAGGGCCTGCACCAAAACGTCCTTTCAATGAAAATCGATTCCATTTTAATTTCCGTTGGTTTTGGGACTATGCAGGGGGGTTGATGACGGATTGGGGTGTTCATGAAATCGATATTGCACTTCATGCTATGGGAGTGAAGGCTCCAAAATCCATTATGGCTTCAGGAGGGAAATTGGCCTATCCAGAGGATGCCTCTGAAACTCCAGATACTCTACAAACTGTCTATGAATTTGATGGTTTTAATTTGCTTTGGGAACATGCCACAGGCATTGATGGGGGCAATTATGGATACACGGAAGGGATTGCCTTTATCGGTAATAATGCCACTTTGGTAGTTAACCGGGGTGGCTGGGAAATTATTGCCGAGAAGGATGGGGAAAGACCTCGCTTGGAGTCTATGGAAAGAGTGAAACCAGAAGGCAATCCATTGGATATCCATACGGCCAACTTTGTCGATGCCATTACCCAGAATGATGCTTCACTTTTACATTGTGGAATAGAAACCGGAAGTATTGCAGCTATCAATGCTCATATGGGTAATATTGCCTTCAAAACCGGGGAAAAGATCTATTGGGACGCTGAAAAAGAAAATTTTGGTCATCAATCAGCGGATGAATTGATCAAGGCCCGTTACCATAATGGATGGAAGTTGCCGAAATTTTAA
- a CDS encoding geranylgeranyl reductase family protein yields MEYFDVAVIGSGPAGASAAFHLAQKGIKSVIVEKEVLPRYKTCGGGFVYRGRRKLPFDISPVVEREFHQINLYFENEDLMLTTKREVPVISMVMRDDFDNFIIEKAQDQGVCLKDGHKLTGITFGEILTLHTDQGDIRAKMIIAADGALSQTAKMAGWKDTRKLIPALEYEVEVKPEDFERLSKEVRFDVDSIPHGYAWSFPKKNHLSLGVASARKARIDLKAYYRKYLEKLNIKEVISEKAHGFQIPVAPRTDGFFRNKVFLIGDAAGFADPVTAEGISNALRSGEMVVEAILESKLVPEKAGELYQSKLEGELLPEINTAENVSKWFYSQRMIRNFLMRKYGGQFIEAMTDIFIGEKNYPTNIMDSLKNKIKELY; encoded by the coding sequence ATGGAATACTTCGATGTAGCAGTTATAGGGAGCGGCCCTGCAGGTGCTTCGGCTGCTTTTCATTTGGCCCAAAAAGGGATAAAATCGGTAATTGTCGAAAAAGAAGTTTTGCCACGTTACAAAACTTGTGGTGGTGGATTTGTATATAGGGGTAGAAGGAAATTGCCTTTTGATATTTCTCCAGTTGTGGAAAGAGAGTTTCATCAAATCAACTTGTATTTTGAAAATGAAGATTTGATGTTGACCACCAAACGGGAAGTGCCAGTGATCAGTATGGTGATGCGGGATGATTTTGATAATTTTATCATTGAAAAAGCTCAAGACCAGGGAGTATGCTTAAAAGATGGCCATAAGCTTACCGGTATTACTTTTGGTGAAATCCTAACCCTTCATACGGATCAAGGAGATATACGGGCCAAAATGATCATTGCTGCGGATGGAGCATTGAGTCAAACCGCAAAAATGGCGGGGTGGAAGGACACTAGGAAATTGATCCCAGCTTTGGAGTATGAAGTAGAAGTTAAGCCGGAAGATTTTGAAAGATTATCCAAAGAGGTCCGGTTTGATGTAGATAGTATTCCGCATGGATATGCCTGGAGTTTTCCGAAAAAAAATCACCTTTCCTTGGGAGTGGCCTCCGCTCGGAAAGCAAGAATTGATTTAAAGGCCTATTACCGGAAATATCTGGAAAAGCTTAATATTAAAGAAGTTATTAGTGAAAAAGCCCATGGATTTCAGATACCGGTAGCTCCCAGGACGGATGGATTTTTCAGAAATAAAGTTTTTCTAATTGGTGATGCAGCAGGCTTTGCGGACCCGGTGACTGCAGAAGGGATTTCCAATGCCTTAAGAAGTGGTGAAATGGTGGTAGAAGCAATTTTGGAATCGAAGCTTGTTCCTGAAAAAGCCGGTGAATTATACCAAAGTAAATTGGAAGGAGAGCTGTTACCGGAAATTAATACGGCCGAGAATGTTTCAAAATGGTTTTACAGCCAGCGAATGATTAGAAATTTTTTGATGAGAAAATATGGGGGGCAATTTATAGAAGCCATGACAGATATTTTTATTGGGGAAAAAAATTATCCAACCAATATCATGGACAGTCTAAAAAATAAAATAAAGGAGCTGTATTAA
- a CDS encoding 3-oxoacyl-ACP synthase III family protein encodes MSENQLYSVIIGTGSYIPSRIIKNEDFLDRKFFNKEGERLKKSNQEIIQKFQEITEIEERRYIEDEYVTSDMAFFAAKEALSSAQLDKEDLDYIIVAHNFGDVNFDNQKTDILPSLGSRVKYKLKIQNPNCIAYDLPFGCPGWVQGLIQANYYIKAGDAKNILVIGAETLSRISDPHDIDSMIYADGAGAVVIQAQDSEEPIGILKHKSRSDTINHAMLLKMGLSYNPDYKDDTLFMKMNGRKLYEYALNTVPGLVKETLDLAGLEISDIKKILIHQANAKMDDAITKRILKFYGQKLDPREIMPMTITKLGNNSVATVPILLDLLNKKKLEDHQLKSQDHILFASVGAGMNVNAVLYKVP; translated from the coding sequence ATGTCAGAAAATCAACTTTATTCAGTCATTATCGGAACGGGTAGTTATATTCCCAGCCGGATAATAAAAAACGAAGACTTTTTAGACCGAAAATTTTTCAACAAAGAAGGCGAAAGACTCAAAAAATCCAACCAAGAAATAATCCAAAAATTCCAGGAAATCACTGAAATCGAAGAAAGAAGGTACATAGAAGATGAATATGTAACTTCCGACATGGCTTTTTTTGCAGCAAAAGAAGCCTTATCAAGTGCACAACTTGATAAAGAAGACCTGGATTATATAATTGTTGCTCATAATTTTGGTGATGTCAATTTTGACAACCAAAAAACTGATATTTTACCAAGTTTGGGATCCAGGGTCAAATACAAACTGAAAATCCAAAATCCGAATTGCATTGCCTATGATTTACCCTTTGGTTGCCCCGGTTGGGTGCAGGGATTAATCCAAGCCAATTACTATATCAAAGCAGGGGACGCAAAAAATATTCTTGTCATAGGAGCAGAAACCTTATCCAGGATTTCAGACCCCCATGATATTGACAGCATGATTTACGCAGATGGCGCAGGGGCCGTTGTCATCCAAGCCCAAGATAGCGAAGAACCTATTGGGATTTTGAAACACAAAAGCCGTTCTGATACCATTAATCATGCGATGCTACTCAAAATGGGGCTTTCCTACAATCCCGATTACAAGGATGATACCTTATTTATGAAAATGAATGGAAGAAAGTTATATGAATATGCCCTAAACACCGTTCCTGGCTTAGTCAAGGAAACCTTGGATCTAGCTGGTTTGGAAATTTCCGACATCAAAAAAATCCTCATCCACCAAGCCAATGCAAAAATGGATGATGCCATCACAAAAAGAATATTGAAATTTTATGGACAAAAACTTGACCCAAGGGAAATAATGCCTATGACCATTACCAAACTGGGTAATAATTCCGTGGCGACCGTCCCCATCCTTTTGGACTTATTAAATAAAAAGAAATTAGAAGACCATCAACTCAAATCACAAGATCATATCTTATTTGCTTCGGTAGGAGCTGGAATGAATGTTAATGCAGTTCTATATAAAGTGCCTTAA